In a genomic window of Vulpes lagopus strain Blue_001 chromosome 13, ASM1834538v1, whole genome shotgun sequence:
- the GPR141 gene encoding probable G-protein coupled receptor 141 — translation MAGHNTSSCSPILTPHLTTLYFIVLIGGLVGIISILFLLVKMNTRSVTTTVVINLVVVHSVFLLTVPFRLTYLIKHTWMFGLPFCKFVSAMLHIHMYLTFLFYMVILVIRYLIFFKYKDKVEFYRKLHAVAASTGMWLLVIVIVVPVVVSHYGTYEGYDEQHCFKFHKELDRAYVQVINYMIVTTVIAIAVILLVFQIFIIMSMMRKLRHSFLSHQEFWAQLKNLFFIGVILVCFLPYQFFRIYYLYTVANSSDCNNTVAFYNEIFLSVTAISCFDLLLFVLGGSHCKQKISDLWNCLLCR, via the coding sequence ATGGCTGGCCACAACACTTCTTCCTGCAGTCCTATACTGACGCCCCATTTAACCACGCTCTACTTCATAGTACTCATTGGTGGGCTGGTGGGCATCATCTCCATTTTGTTCCTGCTGGTGAAAATGAACACCCGATCTGTAACTACCACAGTGGTTATTAACCTGGTAGTGGTCCACAGTGTTTTTCTGCTGACAGTGCCTTTTCGCTTGACGTATCTCATCAAGCACACCTGGATGTTTGGGTTGCCCTTCTGCAAATTTGTGAGTGCCATGCTACACATCCACATGTACCTTACATTCCTGTTCTACATGGTGATCCTGGTCATTAGGTACCTCATCTTCTTCAAGTACAAAGACAAAGTGGAATTCTACAGAAAACTGCATGCTGTGGCTGCCAGTACTGGCATGTGGCTGCTGGTGATTGTCATTGTGGTACCTGTGGTTGTTTCTCACTATGGAACTTACGAGGGGTATGATGAGcaacattgttttaaattccacaaaGAACTTGATCGAGCATATGTGCAAGTCATCAACTATATGATAGTCACTACTGTCATAGCCATTGCAGTGATTCTCTTGGTCTTCCAGATCTTCATCATTATGTCAATGATGCGGAAGCTACGCCACTCCTTTCTATCCCACCAGGAGTTCTGGGCCCAGCTGAAAAACCTATTTTTTATAGGAGTCATCCTTGTTTGCTTCCTTCCCTATCAGTTTTTTAGGATCTATTACTTGTACACGGTGGCAAACTCAAGTGACTGTAACAATACTGttgcattttataatgaaatcttCTTGAGTGTAACAGCAATTAGTTGCTTTGATTTGTTGCTCTTTGTTCTTGGAGGAAGCCATTGTAAGCAGAAGATAAGTGACCTATGGAATTGCCTCTTGTGCCGTTAG
- the THAP5 gene encoding THAP domain-containing protein 5 isoform X1, with protein sequence MPRYCAAICCKNRRGRNSKDRKLSFYPFPLHDKERLEKWLKNMKRDSWVPSKYQFLCSDHFTPDSLDIRWGIRYLKQTAIPTIFSLPEDDQEKDPSKKKSQKKKLDDEKEVCLKAKSQESFASNELKKNTVNTNILLEHTELHNSSTLVKPPAPKPECIQNNVLTLNLLKQDIGIPVSTLETSVTQDIDIGGFHTSFENLNSTTITLTTSNSEDVQPSLETQEVFEITADHLANPNFTNNSMEIKSAQESPFLLSTITQTVEELNTNKESVIAIFVPTENSKPINSFVSAEKETVEMEDLDIEDSLYKDVDYETEVLQIEHSYCRQDINKEHLWQKVSKLHSKITLLELQEQQTLGRLKSLEALIRQLKQENWLSEENVKIIENHFTTYEVTMI encoded by the exons ATGCCTCGCTACTGCGCGGCGATTTGCTGTAAGAACCGTCGGGGACGAAACAGTAAGGACCGGAAGCTGAGTTTCTACCC gtttCCTCTACATGACAAAGAAAGACTTGAAAAATGGTTAAAGAATATGAAACGAGATTCATGGGTACCCAGTAAATACCAGTTCCTGTGTAGTGACCATTTTACTCCTGACTCTCTTGACATCAGATGGGGTATTCGCTATTTGAAACAAACTGCAATTCCAACAATATTTTCTTTGCCTGAAGACGATCAG gaaaaagacccttccaaaaaaaaatctcagaagaaaaaattagatGATGAGAAAGAAGTGTGCCTAAAAGCCAAGTCACAAGAATCATTTGCTTCAaatgagttaaagaaaaatacagttaataCAAATATTCTCCTTGAACACACAGAATTACATAATTCATCTACTTTGGTGAAGCCACCAGCTCCCAAACCAGAATGTATACAAAATAACGTATTAACTCTTAATCTGCTTAAACAAGATATTGGAATACCAGTATCTACCTTGGAAACTTCAGTTACCCAAGACATAGATATAGGTGGTTTTCACACATCTTTTGAGAATCTAAATTCTACAACTATTACCTTGACAACTTCAAACTCAGAAGATGTTCAGCCATCTTTGGAAACCCAAGAAGTGTTTGAAATAACTGCGGATCATCTTGCTAACCCAAACTTTACAAATAATTCCATGGAAATTAAGTCCGCACAGGAAAGTCCATTTTTACTCAGCACAATTACTCAAACAGTCGAAGagttaaatacaaataaagaatCTGTTATTGCCATTTTTGTACCCACAGAAAATTCCAAACCAATTAATTCTTTTGTATCTGCTGAAAAAGAAACTGTGGAAATGGAAGATCTAGACATTGAAGACTCCTTATATAAGGATGTAGACTATGAGACAGAAGTTTTACAAATTGAACATTCTTATTGCAGACAAGATATAAATAAGGAACATCTTTGGCAGAAAGTTTCTAAACTACATTCAAAGATAACTCTTCTCGAGCTACAAGAACAACAAACTCTTGGAAGATTGAAGTCATTGGAAGCTCTTATAAGGCAGCTAAAACAAGAAAACTGGCTATCTGAAGAAAATGTCAAGATTATAgaaaatcatttcacaacatatgaAGTTACTATGATATAG
- the THAP5 gene encoding THAP domain-containing protein 5 isoform X2 has protein sequence MKRDSWVPSKYQFLCSDHFTPDSLDIRWGIRYLKQTAIPTIFSLPEDDQEKDPSKKKSQKKKLDDEKEVCLKAKSQESFASNELKKNTVNTNILLEHTELHNSSTLVKPPAPKPECIQNNVLTLNLLKQDIGIPVSTLETSVTQDIDIGGFHTSFENLNSTTITLTTSNSEDVQPSLETQEVFEITADHLANPNFTNNSMEIKSAQESPFLLSTITQTVEELNTNKESVIAIFVPTENSKPINSFVSAEKETVEMEDLDIEDSLYKDVDYETEVLQIEHSYCRQDINKEHLWQKVSKLHSKITLLELQEQQTLGRLKSLEALIRQLKQENWLSEENVKIIENHFTTYEVTMI, from the exons ATGAAACGAGATTCATGGGTACCCAGTAAATACCAGTTCCTGTGTAGTGACCATTTTACTCCTGACTCTCTTGACATCAGATGGGGTATTCGCTATTTGAAACAAACTGCAATTCCAACAATATTTTCTTTGCCTGAAGACGATCAG gaaaaagacccttccaaaaaaaaatctcagaagaaaaaattagatGATGAGAAAGAAGTGTGCCTAAAAGCCAAGTCACAAGAATCATTTGCTTCAaatgagttaaagaaaaatacagttaataCAAATATTCTCCTTGAACACACAGAATTACATAATTCATCTACTTTGGTGAAGCCACCAGCTCCCAAACCAGAATGTATACAAAATAACGTATTAACTCTTAATCTGCTTAAACAAGATATTGGAATACCAGTATCTACCTTGGAAACTTCAGTTACCCAAGACATAGATATAGGTGGTTTTCACACATCTTTTGAGAATCTAAATTCTACAACTATTACCTTGACAACTTCAAACTCAGAAGATGTTCAGCCATCTTTGGAAACCCAAGAAGTGTTTGAAATAACTGCGGATCATCTTGCTAACCCAAACTTTACAAATAATTCCATGGAAATTAAGTCCGCACAGGAAAGTCCATTTTTACTCAGCACAATTACTCAAACAGTCGAAGagttaaatacaaataaagaatCTGTTATTGCCATTTTTGTACCCACAGAAAATTCCAAACCAATTAATTCTTTTGTATCTGCTGAAAAAGAAACTGTGGAAATGGAAGATCTAGACATTGAAGACTCCTTATATAAGGATGTAGACTATGAGACAGAAGTTTTACAAATTGAACATTCTTATTGCAGACAAGATATAAATAAGGAACATCTTTGGCAGAAAGTTTCTAAACTACATTCAAAGATAACTCTTCTCGAGCTACAAGAACAACAAACTCTTGGAAGATTGAAGTCATTGGAAGCTCTTATAAGGCAGCTAAAACAAGAAAACTGGCTATCTGAAGAAAATGTCAAGATTATAgaaaatcatttcacaacatatgaAGTTACTATGATATAG
- the DNAJB9 gene encoding dnaJ homolog subfamily B member 9, with the protein MATPQSVFVFAICILMITELILASKSYYDILGVPKSASERQIKKAFHKLAMKYHPDKNKSPDAEAKFREIAEAYETLSDANRRKEYDTVGHSAFTNVKGQRGSGSPFEQSFNFNFDDLFKDFGFFGQNQNTRSKKHFENHFQTRQDGSSRQRHHFQEFSFGGGLFDDMFEDMEKMFSFSGFDTTNRHTVQTENRFHGSSKHCRTVTQRRGNMVTTYTDCSGQ; encoded by the exons ATGGCTACTCCCCAGTCAGTTTTCGTCTTtgcaatctgcattttaatgataACGGAATTAATTTTGGCATCAAAAAGTTACTATGATATCTTAGGTGTGCCAAAATCAGCATCAGAGCGCCAAATCAAGAAAGCTTTTCACAAGTTGGCCATGAAGTACCATCCTGACAAAAATAAGAGTCCTGATGCTGAAGCAAAATTCAGAGAGATTGCAGAAG catACGAAACACTCTCAGATGCTAATAGGCGAAAAGAATACGATACAGTTGGACACAGTGCTTTTACTAACGTTAAAGGACAAAGAGGTAGCGGAAGTCCTTTTGAGCAATCATTTAACTTCAATTTTGATGACTTATTTAAAGACTTTGGGTTTTTTGGTCAAAACCAAAACACTCGATCCAAGAAGCATTTTGAGAATCACTTCCAGACACGCCAGGATGGTTCCAGTAGACAAAGACATCATTTCCAGGAGTTTTCTTTTGGAGGTGGACTGTTTGATGATATGtttgaagatatggagaaaatgttttcttttagtggTTTTGACACCACCAATCGGCACACAGTACAGACTGAAAATAGATTCCATGGATCTAGCAAGCACTGCAGGACTGTCACTCAACGGAGAGGAAATATGGTTACTACATATACTGACTGTTCAGGACAGTAG